From a region of the Enterobacter sp. JBIWA008 genome:
- the deoR gene encoding DNA-binding transcriptional repressor DeoR encodes METRRDDRIAQLLQALKRSDKLHLKEAANLLGVSEMTIRRDLNSESAPVVLLGGYIVLEPRSASHYLISDQKTRLVEEKRKAARLAASLVQPHQTLFFDCGTTTPWIIEAIDSSLPFTAVCYSLNTFLALQEKPECRVILCGGEFHASNAIFKPLNLQDTLSNLCPDIAFYSAAGVNVRQGATCFNLEELPVKHWALSAAQYHVLVVDHSKFGKVRSARMGELAQFDAIVSDCRPDDEIVAHAKAQQVKLMY; translated from the coding sequence ATGGAAACACGTCGCGATGACCGCATTGCTCAGCTGCTACAGGCGCTGAAGCGCAGCGATAAGCTGCATCTTAAGGAAGCCGCCAACCTCCTCGGCGTCTCAGAGATGACCATTCGTCGGGATTTGAACAGCGAAAGCGCGCCCGTCGTGCTGCTGGGCGGGTATATTGTGCTTGAGCCGCGTAGCGCCAGCCATTATCTGATCAGCGACCAGAAGACGCGCCTGGTGGAAGAGAAACGCAAAGCCGCCCGGCTTGCGGCCTCACTGGTACAGCCGCACCAGACGCTGTTTTTTGACTGCGGAACCACAACGCCCTGGATTATCGAAGCCATCGACAGCAGCCTCCCTTTCACCGCCGTGTGCTACTCCCTGAATACCTTTCTGGCCCTTCAGGAGAAACCGGAGTGCCGGGTGATCCTCTGCGGCGGTGAGTTTCACGCCAGCAACGCCATCTTTAAGCCGCTTAACCTGCAGGACACGCTCAGCAACCTCTGTCCGGATATCGCGTTTTATTCCGCCGCAGGCGTCAACGTGCGTCAGGGCGCGACCTGCTTTAACCTGGAAGAGCTGCCGGTGAAGCACTGGGCGTTAAGCGCCGCGCAGTACCATGTGCTGGTGGTCGATCACAGTAAGTTTGGTAAGGTGCGTTCGGCGAGAATGGGCGAGCTGGCGCAGTTTGACGCCATCGTCAGCGACTGCCGCCCGGACGACGAGATTGTGGCCCATGCGAAGGCGCAGCAGGTGAAGTTGATGTATTAA
- the ybjG gene encoding undecaprenyl-diphosphate phosphatase: MLENLNYQLFYLINATPASPEWTIDFATFLAKDLIGIVPALAVILWLWGPRSQVKAQRQLVIKVAMALGVSVLVSYILGHAFPHDRPFVDRVGYTFLHHAPDDSFPSDHGTVIFTFALAFLFWHRLWSGAILMVAAMAIAWSRVYLGVHWPLDMVGGFLVGLIGCVSAAILWSLFGEALYRTLSSLYRAIFAIPIRKGWIRD; encoded by the coding sequence ATGCTAGAGAATCTGAATTATCAGCTGTTTTATCTGATCAATGCCACGCCAGCCTCGCCTGAGTGGACGATCGATTTTGCCACCTTTCTCGCAAAAGATCTGATCGGTATCGTGCCTGCACTGGCAGTCATCCTCTGGTTATGGGGTCCCCGCAGCCAGGTGAAGGCGCAGCGCCAGCTGGTGATTAAAGTCGCAATGGCGCTCGGCGTAAGCGTCCTGGTGAGCTACATTCTCGGCCATGCGTTCCCGCACGATCGTCCTTTTGTCGATCGCGTGGGCTATACCTTCCTGCACCACGCGCCGGATGACTCGTTCCCGAGCGATCACGGGACAGTGATCTTCACCTTTGCGCTGGCCTTCCTGTTCTGGCATCGCCTGTGGTCCGGTGCGATCCTGATGGTGGCAGCCATGGCTATCGCCTGGTCTCGCGTTTACCTGGGCGTTCACTGGCCGCTGGATATGGTGGGCGGTTTCCTGGTCGGGCTGATTGGCTGCGTGAGCGCGGCTATTCTGTGGAGCCTCTTCGGTGAAGCGCTTTACCGCACGCTGTCTTCGCTCTATCGCGCCATTTTCGCTATCCCGATCCGCAAAGGCTGGATACGTGACTAA
- the dacC gene encoding serine-type D-Ala-D-Ala carboxypeptidase, whose amino-acid sequence MTRKMTSLRSLATGSALLFLFAPTLYAAEQAAPEAPPVDARAWILMDYSSGKVLAEGNADEKLDPASLTKIMTSYVVGQALKAGKIKLDDMVTIGKDAWATGNPALRGSSVMFLKPGDQVSVSDLNKGVIIQSGNDACIALADYVAGSQDSFIGLMNGYAQKLGLTNTTFKTVHGLDSPGQFSTARDMALLGKALIHDVPDEYAIHKEKEFTFNKIRQPNRNRLLWSSNVNVDGMKTGTTAGAGYNLVASATQGDMRLISVVLGTKTDRIRFNESEKLLTWGFRFYETVTPIKPDATFVSQRVWFGDKSEVNLGAGEAGSVTIPRGQLKNLKASYTLTDPQLTAPLKKGQVVGTIDFQLNGKSIEQRPLIVMEAVEEGGFFSRMWDFVLMKFHGWFGSWFS is encoded by the coding sequence ATGACGCGTAAAATGACTTCTCTGCGCAGCCTTGCGACAGGCTCTGCGCTCCTTTTCCTGTTTGCACCAACCCTCTACGCAGCTGAACAGGCTGCGCCCGAAGCGCCGCCTGTGGATGCGCGCGCCTGGATCCTGATGGATTATTCCAGCGGTAAAGTGCTGGCGGAAGGCAATGCGGATGAGAAACTCGATCCGGCAAGCCTGACCAAAATCATGACCAGCTATGTGGTCGGCCAGGCGTTGAAAGCGGGCAAGATTAAGCTGGACGATATGGTCACCATCGGGAAGGATGCCTGGGCGACCGGAAACCCGGCGCTGCGCGGGTCTTCCGTGATGTTCCTGAAGCCAGGCGATCAGGTTTCCGTTTCCGATCTGAACAAAGGGGTAATTATTCAGTCGGGAAATGATGCGTGCATCGCGCTGGCCGATTACGTTGCCGGCAGCCAGGATTCTTTCATTGGCTTGATGAATGGCTACGCGCAGAAACTGGGCTTAACCAACACCACGTTCAAAACGGTTCACGGTCTGGATTCGCCGGGACAGTTCAGTACCGCGCGCGACATGGCGCTGCTGGGGAAAGCGCTGATCCACGACGTGCCGGATGAATACGCCATCCATAAAGAGAAAGAGTTTACCTTCAATAAAATCCGCCAGCCGAACCGCAACCGCCTGCTGTGGAGCAGCAACGTTAACGTGGACGGAATGAAAACCGGCACCACGGCGGGCGCAGGCTATAACCTGGTGGCCTCCGCGACTCAGGGCGACATGCGCCTGATTTCGGTGGTGCTGGGTACTAAAACCGATCGCATCCGGTTTAACGAATCAGAAAAACTGCTGACCTGGGGCTTCCGTTTCTATGAAACCGTGACGCCGATTAAACCGGATGCCACGTTCGTCAGCCAGCGCGTCTGGTTTGGCGACAAGAGTGAAGTGAATCTGGGCGCTGGCGAAGCGGGCTCGGTAACCATTCCTCGTGGCCAGCTGAAAAACCTGAAGGCCAGCTATACCCTGACCGACCCGCAGCTCACGGCGCCGCTGAAAAAGGGCCAGGTGGTTGGGACGATTGATTTCCAGCTAAACGGTAAGTCTATTGAACAGCGTCCGCTGATTGTGATGGAAGCGGTAGAAGAGGGCGGCTTCTTCAGCCGGATGTGGGATTTCGTATTAATGAAATTCCACGGATGGTTTGGCAGCTGGTTTAGCTAA